A genome region from Oryzias latipes chromosome 2, ASM223467v1 includes the following:
- the LOC105355440 gene encoding uncharacterized protein LOC105355440 isoform X2: MLFLLLAVVCTQVDLHRSEMVTGKGEVDLSACAITYLGQEYSKTKVSIVNSSLSLCSPGENPDCLLLVDLQVDRVFLEVVHEATNPGSRIHQSLPSIQSSSPCRLDAVVQDQSNNTQLFASIYNFGKQTVLEVNVTSFFTAANIDLVLVVTGNPVKQLSFPKARLDGHLILDISGCRYSNEIIYPGKSAQNDPTSCLNVTCSASADLSISTKCGSAEVCQLGTGCVPRPDVCSVTASTVIDFNGRLHPVSDRCAYTLMEPRGDSAFHLLAGFRERRRRDVTFLDHLILRLPNATMFLGQGGEVRVSDGAQNT; encoded by the exons atgctcttcctcctgctggcAG TCGTTTGCACTCAGGTGGATCTTCACCGGTCAGAGATGGTCACAGGGAAAGGAGAGGTGGACCTCAGCGCATGCGCCATCACGTACTTGGGACAGGAATACTCGAAGACGAAG GTGTCCATCGTGAACTCGTCCTTAAGTCTTTGCTCCCCTGGAGAAAATCCAGACTGCTTATTGCTGGTGGACCTTCAGGTTGACAGAGTGTTTCTGGAAGTCGTGCACGAAGCAACAAACCCCGGGTCGCGCATCCATCAATCCCTTCCAAGCATCCAATCATCGTCTCCCTGCCGGCTTGACGCCGTTGTGCAAGATCAATCAAACAACACTCAA TTGTTTGCTTCAATCTACAACTTCGGAAAGCAGACGGTTCTGGAAGTCAACGTGACCAGTTTCTTCACCGCGGCTAACATC GATCTTGTCCTTGTGGTCACTGGAAACCCCGTGAAACAGCTGTCATTCCCAAAAGCCCGCCTGGACGGACATTTGATCCTGGACATCAGCGGCTGCAGATACTCAA ATGAGATCATTTACCCCGGAAAGTCGGCGCAGAACGACCCCACCTCCTGTCTCAACGTGACCTGCAGTGCCTCGGCAGATTTGTCCATTTCCACTAAATGTGGCTCTGCAGAGGTCTGCCAGTTAGGAACTGG GTGCGTCCCTCGTCCCGACGTCTGCTCTGTCACCGCCTCCACCGTCATCGACTTCAACGGCCGACTCCACCCGGTCTCTGACCGCTGCGCGTACACCCTGATGGAGCCCCGGGGAGACTCCGCCTTCCACCTTCTGGCGGGCTTCCGGGAGCGGCGCCGCAGAGACGTGACGTTCCTGGACCACCTGATCCTGCGGTTGCCCAATGCGacgatgttcctgggtcaaggAGGGGAAGTCAGAGTGAGTGATGGAGCCCAAAACACTTAA
- the LOC105355440 gene encoding uncharacterized protein LOC105355440 isoform X1, which translates to MTRFLSCPRAAVVCTQVDLHRSEMVTGKGEVDLSACAITYLGQEYSKTKVSIVNSSLSLCSPGENPDCLLLVDLQVDRVFLEVVHEATNPGSRIHQSLPSIQSSSPCRLDAVVQDQSNNTQLFASIYNFGKQTVLEVNVTSFFTAANIDLVLVVTGNPVKQLSFPKARLDGHLILDISGCRYSNEIIYPGKSAQNDPTSCLNVTCSASADLSISTKCGSAEVCQLGTGCVPRPDVCSVTASTVIDFNGRLHPVSDRCAYTLMEPRGDSAFHLLAGFRERRRRDVTFLDHLILRLPNATMFLGQGGEVRVSDGAQNT; encoded by the exons ATGACCCGTTTTCTGTCTTGTCCTCGTGCTGCAGTCGTTTGCACTCAGGTGGATCTTCACCGGTCAGAGATGGTCACAGGGAAAGGAGAGGTGGACCTCAGCGCATGCGCCATCACGTACTTGGGACAGGAATACTCGAAGACGAAG GTGTCCATCGTGAACTCGTCCTTAAGTCTTTGCTCCCCTGGAGAAAATCCAGACTGCTTATTGCTGGTGGACCTTCAGGTTGACAGAGTGTTTCTGGAAGTCGTGCACGAAGCAACAAACCCCGGGTCGCGCATCCATCAATCCCTTCCAAGCATCCAATCATCGTCTCCCTGCCGGCTTGACGCCGTTGTGCAAGATCAATCAAACAACACTCAA TTGTTTGCTTCAATCTACAACTTCGGAAAGCAGACGGTTCTGGAAGTCAACGTGACCAGTTTCTTCACCGCGGCTAACATC GATCTTGTCCTTGTGGTCACTGGAAACCCCGTGAAACAGCTGTCATTCCCAAAAGCCCGCCTGGACGGACATTTGATCCTGGACATCAGCGGCTGCAGATACTCAA ATGAGATCATTTACCCCGGAAAGTCGGCGCAGAACGACCCCACCTCCTGTCTCAACGTGACCTGCAGTGCCTCGGCAGATTTGTCCATTTCCACTAAATGTGGCTCTGCAGAGGTCTGCCAGTTAGGAACTGG GTGCGTCCCTCGTCCCGACGTCTGCTCTGTCACCGCCTCCACCGTCATCGACTTCAACGGCCGACTCCACCCGGTCTCTGACCGCTGCGCGTACACCCTGATGGAGCCCCGGGGAGACTCCGCCTTCCACCTTCTGGCGGGCTTCCGGGAGCGGCGCCGCAGAGACGTGACGTTCCTGGACCACCTGATCCTGCGGTTGCCCAATGCGacgatgttcctgggtcaaggAGGGGAAGTCAGAGTGAGTGATGGAGCCCAAAACACTTAA
- the LOC101159801 gene encoding uromodulin-like, with the protein MPSSNVTIYFDGTTAHVAGTPTGVAGLCGDPSDPSQTITLSEAKSATYSELGCEVQPADHVNKTMDCNSTAEHCKVVEHSAFASCRPHADPQPYLSACTDTLCNYPVADGLRCQFLKAYATTCNLRTGNKLQWRETVGCTVDVSASCLDQYCSPHEFCGERNGDISCICRANFAYKHRSENTLGDPAVCTQSSASLSLAICLLEDKGLDHTSLHLMDQRCRGRVNSQSHMVTFGFSLNSTCGTQATMNGSQVLYTNTVMTSNRSQSVIFRHNAAAINFSCSFLKPSSRTLAFKVKQSSIVQRIVTGIWNYTLRMNAYIDGSHTTLVEPTSVVELNQRIWMELSTEGLDDQSMAVVINSCWATNQPLGNDTMRYDLIINGCPNPQDGTVRMDSNGAGTSNYFSFNMFEFAGNSGENEEIYLHCKLEMCLKQGGSCLQNCRGSRRRRSLFGRTNPAFISMIWKR; encoded by the exons ATGCCATCTTCCAATGTAACCATCTACTTTGATGGCACCACCGCTCATGTTGCAG GAACTCCCACAGGTGTGGCGGGTCTGTGCGGCGATCCCAGTGATCCCAGTCAAACCATCACCCTGAGCGAGGCCAAGTCAGCGACCTACAGCGAGCTCGG ATGTGAGGTTCAGCCGGCAGACCACGTGAACAAGACGATGGACTGCAACAGCACAGCGGAGCA CTGTAAGGTCGTTGAGCACTCGGCCTTCGCCTCCTGCCGGCCCCACGCCGACCCACAACCCTACCTAAGTGCCTGCACAGACACTTTGTGCAACTACCCGGTGGCGGACGGGCTGAGGTGCCAGTTCCTCAAGGCGTACGCCACGACTTGCAACCTCCGGACAGGAAACAAGCTCCAATGGAGAGAGACAGTCGGCTGCA CTGTGGATGTCTCCGCCTCCTGCCTGGATCAGTACTGCAGCCCACACGAGTTTTGCGGGGAAAGGAATGGCGATATCAGCTGCATTTGCCGAGCTAACTTCGCCTACAAGCACAGATCAGAAAACACTTTAG GTGACCCGGCGGTGTGCACCCAGAGCTCCGCCTCCTTGTCTCTGGCTATCTGCCTGCTGGAGGACAAAGGACTCGACCACACCTCCCTGCACCTGATGGACCAGAGGTGCCGAGGCCGTGTGAACAGCCAGAGCCACATGGTGACCTTTGGCTTCTCACTCAATAGCACCTGCGGGACACAAGCCACG ATGAATGGCAGTCAAGTCCTCTACACGAACACCGTCATGACAAGCAACAGGTCTCAGAGCGTCATCTTCCGCCACAACGCAGCGGCCATCAACttctcctgctccttcctgaaGCCATCGAGCAGGACTTTGGCCTTCAAGGTCAAACAGAG CTCCATCGTGCAGCGCATTGTGACCGGGATCTGGAACTACACTCTGAGAATGAACGCCTACATAGACGGCAGCCACACCACCCTGGTGGAGCCCACCTCAGTGGTGGAGCTGAACCAGAGGATCTGGATGGAGCTGTCCACCGAGGGGCTGGACGACCAGTCCATGGCCGTGGTGATCAACTCCTGCTGGGCCACCAACCAGCCGTTGGGCAACGACACCATGAGATACGACCTCATCATCAATGG ATGCCCCAATCCTCAAGACGGGACAGTGAGGATGGACAGCAACGGAGCGGGAACGTCCAACTACTTCTCCTTCAACATGTTCGAGTTTGCCGGCAACAGTGGGGAAAACGAGGAGATCTACCTGCACTGCAAACTGGAGATGTGCCTCAAACAAGGAGGCTCCTGCCTCCAG AACtgcagaggcagcaggaggcgCAGATCGCTGTTTGGAAGGACCAATCCAGCTTTCATCTCCATGATCTGGAAACGCTAA